One stretch of Miscanthus floridulus cultivar M001 chromosome 18, ASM1932011v1, whole genome shotgun sequence DNA includes these proteins:
- the LOC136519911 gene encoding serine/threonine-protein phosphatase PP2A-1 catalytic subunit, whose amino-acid sequence MPSHADLDRQISQLRDCKFLPEAEVKALCEQAKAILMEEWNVQPVRCPVTVCGDIHGQFYDLIELFRIGGDAPDTNYLFMGDYVDRGYYSVETVSLLVALKVRYRDRITILRGNHESRQITQVYGFYDECLRKYGNANVWKYFTDLFDYLPLTALIENQIFCLHGGLSPSLDTLDNIRALDRIQEVPHEGPMCDLLWSDPDDRCGWGISPRGAGYTFGQDIAQQFNHTNGLSLISRAHQLVMEGFNWCQDKNVVTVFSAPNYCYRCGNMAAILEIGENMDQNFLQFDPAPRQIEPDMTRKTPDYFL is encoded by the exons atgcCGTCGCACGCGGATCTGGACCGCCAGATCTCGCAGCTGCGGGATTGCAAGTTCCTGCCGGAGGCGGAGGTCAAGGCGCTATGCGAGCAGGCCAAGGCGATCCTCATGGAGGAGTGGAACGTGCAGCCCGTGCGCTGCCCCGTCACCGTCTGCGGCGACATCCACGGCCAGTTCTACGACCTCATCGAGCTCTTCCGCATCGGCGGCGACGCGCCCGACACCAACTACCTCTTTATGGGCGACTACGTCG ACCGTGGCTACTACTCAGTGGAGACTGTGTCGCTGTTAGTGGCTCTAAAAGTACGTTATAGAGACAGAATTACAATATTGAGAGGAAATCATGAGAGCAGACAAATAACTCAAGT GTATGGGTTCTATGACGAATGCTTGCGGAAATATGGAAACGCAAATGTGTGGAAGTACTTCACAGACTTGTTTGATTATTTGCCTCTGACAGCTCTTATAGAAAACCAG ATCTTCTGCCTACATGGTGGTCTCTCTCCATCACTGGATACATTGGATAATATCCGTGCCCTTGATCGCATACAAGAG GTTCCGCATGAAGGACCTATGTGTGATCTTTTGTGGTCTGACCCGGATGATCGATGTGGGTGGGGAATTTCACCAAGGGGTGCTGGATACACATTTGGCCAAGATATTGCACAACAATTCAACCATACAAATGGGCTAAGTCTTATTTCAAGGGCTCATCAACTTGTAATGGAAGGGTTCAATTGGTGCCAG GATAAGAACGTTGTGACAGTGTTCAGCGCGCCTAACTACTGCTACCGATGCGGGAACATGGCTGCCATCCTCGAAATCGGTGAGAACATGGATCAGAACTTCCTCCAATTCGACCCAGCTCCGCGGCAAATTGAGCCGGACATGACGCGCAAGACCCCAGACTACTTTTTGTAG